GCTTACCTCAGAAGAATCGGTTCCAATGTTCTGTCTTACGTGAACATGGTCTGCGCTGGATTGAGAAACTCCATCCCGAAATCCATCGTTTACTGTCAAGTCCGTGAAGCGAAAAGAAGCCTTCTTGATATCTTCTTCACTGAGCTTGGCCAGAAAGAGGTAATTGATAACCATGTTGAAACAAACTTAACTAAGTTACTATGCATGTGTAAGAATCTGAACTGGTTTGGGGATGAAACAGATGAGTAAGCTGTCGAAGCTGTTGGATGAGGATCCTGCGGTTCAGCAGAGAAGGACTTCGATTGCAAAGAGGCTGGAACTGTATCGAAGTGCTCAAACAGATATTGAAGCAGTTGCTTGGTCCAAGTAGAGAGACTGTTTCTTTATGACACGTTCTTTTTTCCATTCTTTTTTCAAACATTATTACACGTTCTTTTATCTCTATTTTGTCACTGTTTAATTTTATTCGTTGTTCGAGTTAACATTGTTTCAGAATAATAAGTTTTGTCAGACGATAGACATGTTTTTTTCTGGGGAGGGGGAGGGGGGATGAAGATGGTTTTTCAAATTAATGATGTGTGATGTTATCAGGAGTAACGGAACAAACAATGTATGATGTAATCTCCTCTCTGTTTCGGTCTATATGCAGAAGAAGCAAAAGAGAGACAAGGAGAAAGAAGACCAAGCAGAACTGCCGATAAAATGATGAAATTTAAGTAAAAAATGGAGATGCGGGGAATCGAACCCCGTGCCTCTCGCATGCGaagcgagcgctctaccatATGAGCTACATCCCCTTGATGATTGTTTTGGTAGGCAAACTTATTAGTCTTATTATGTTCTACATgaaaagataacattacatttcTAAACGCAAACATCTGATTACCAAATGAAACTTCTGTAAATGCAAATTGCTGGTTCATGTGATCTGGAAAAATACAAAAGATACATGAACGTCAACACAAatgcaaatatttttataaacttctAACAAAATCAGATTTTGCAAGttgtaacaagaaaaaagagCACACAAACGCAAAACAATCAATAATCCCATAATTAAATGCGTATGTGCGATTGGTTATAATAATTGAGGCGGCAAAGGTTTATATCACAATAAGGAAAGTTTTAGAAACTAAAAAAAGTTTGTTGCTTATTGTAGAGTTAACTTCGTTTCTAAGCTCTGTTCCAATATCACACCAGGCCCagcaaataaaaggaaaaagaaaaggacTATTGCTGATCGTGGCACCATCCTGACCAAAAGAGAGATGATTCAGATTTAAGACTATGGCTGCTCCACTTCCCCCCACTCTGGTCCAGTTACGACCCCACTGTCTCTCCCATCGCATCTTTGGCATATCTCTGTCGGTTCACGTGTCTATTTAATGACCAAGGGGACATAATAAACTGTCCGATACTTAACCATTGAAACATCAACTCCATCATCTCTCTCAAACTCCAAATCCAGGATGAGATTTTAAACACACAAATTTGGTGATTATGATTGCTCTCCATCTTCAACCACTTTCACCACCAAACTcaatcactcttcttcttcattgcCCTTCTATCTCCACTCTTTACTCCTCGTCTCTGCTTCGATCTTGGCCATGAGAACCCTCTTCAGATTTTACATCCTCTGTCTTTTACTCGGACAAGATCTACCTTTTTTACTTGCAGATGACGTCACCCAAAACCTCTGTTTCACAAACCGATTATCCGACTTCCTCCCTCCACCGTACAGCAACATCTCCGACTCCATGACATGTACACCTCTCTGGAACACATTCGTCTTAAGGGTAAACTTTAAAAACCATTCCTTTTACACATTCACccccacacaaaaaaaaacaatctttttATCCAATTCCTCTGTTTTTGCAGTACtcagaaaacagagaaaatgtAATGACGATCATAGTCTCGGCATTATACACAACCGGGTGGGTTGGGATCGGATTCTCCAGAGACGGTAAAATGGTGGGGTCAAGCGCGATGGTGGGGTGGATCACGAAGAAGGGTCATGCTAAAATCAAGCAGTACTATCTCCAAGGAACAGAGAGAGACCGAGTTGTACCTGATCAAGGAGAGTTGCAGTTGGAGAAAGTTCCTCCGGTGGCGGCTCTTCACGGAGCGATGATTTACTTAGCTTCTAGCGTTTAGCTCAGCTTATCCTTCCAAGCTTGGCCGTTTGAGTAAGCATGATGATAAAACTACTGCCATCGTCGACTTCTCCAAAGGTATTGATCCCAACATGACTGTGGTTTATGGTGATTGTGAAATTTATAGTGATTGTGAAATTTAtagtgatttttattaaataaaaatccacTATActgtaaatatgaaaatttgaaatatttattgcATTTAGATGTACTACCTgagttaataaatatttcaaatattatattttgcaatgttttgttatgaatttaaagtgttttgatgaaatttcattaatattttagatcttatttttttcaaaaatttaaaaccatatCCAGAAGGACCAgaatcatataaaaatttactaaaaaaatcATTCTGGTAGATGTACTATCAAAATAATATcagataaaaagaaacaaaactaaaaattgtGTGAAAACGAATATTTTACATGCAAACTTTGCATAATAATATAGTCCATTCACTCTAGCCTAGAGTTAGACTAGCTAGAAACAGGGGATACTGCGATActtattttattgtttgttcTTGGTCAATTTAGCAAATGGAGTAACATCTGTGGAAACGACAACTTCTACGGAGAAGACAAAACATGGAGTAATGGCGATAATCGGATGGGGCTTCTTACTTCCTCTAGGGGCAATCCTCGCTAGATATCTCAGACATAGAGACCCTCTTTGGTATTACCTTCACATTTGTATTCAGTTGACTGGATTTATCTTCGGTTTAGCCGCTGTTATCCTCGGGGTTCGGCTCTACAGTAGGATACAACCAGATATACCTGCACATCGAGGCATTGGGATCTTTCTTCTAAGCCTCAGCATTCTTCAGGTTCGAGAATCCAAGACCTGGAGCTTAAGAATCAACTATATATAGGTTGTAAGTTTTGGTTGAACATGCATGCTTGTGATATGTTTTGTAGGTTTTAGCTTTTTTTGCGCGTCCGCACAAGGAGACAAAGATGAGGCGGTATTGGAATTGGTATCATCATTGGATTGGGAGaatctctttgttctttggAGCAGTGAACATTGTTCTTGGGATTCGAATGGCTAATAATGGAGAATATGGATGGAAAATAGGATATGGGTTTGTTCTGGCTGTGACATTACTTgcttttcttgttcttgaaaTATTCAGGATTCGTGGCTATATTGGTACGCCTTCTTTTGTGACACATCCAAGTTCTACTAGTGTTTGATTCTAGATCCTCTGTTTCTGTACACACACATCTCTCTTGGATTTTGTTGGCTAAAGTCATAATGGTCCTTTAATTTATAGTCATTGATTGAGTTTTGTTTAAATTAGCACGGTGGaatttattctttt
The sequence above is drawn from the Raphanus sativus cultivar WK10039 chromosome 7, ASM80110v3, whole genome shotgun sequence genome and encodes:
- the LOC108816854 gene encoding LOW QUALITY PROTEIN: cytochrome b561 and DOMON domain-containing protein At3g61750 (The sequence of the model RefSeq protein was modified relative to this genomic sequence to represent the inferred CDS: inserted 3 bases in 2 codons); this translates as MIALHLQPLSPPNSITLLLHCPSISTLXLLVSASILAMRTLFRFYILCLLLGQDLPFLLADDVTQNLCFTNRLSDFLPPPYSNISDSMTCTPLWNTFVLRYSENRENVMTIIVSALYTTGWVGIGFSRDGKMVGSSAMVGWITKKGHAKIKQYYLQGTERDRVVPDQGELQLEKVPPVAALHGAMIYLAXLAFSSAYPSKLGRLSKHDDKTTAIVDFSKANGVTSVETTTSTEKTKHGVMAIIGWGFLLPLGAILARYLRHRDPLWYYLHICIQLTGFIFGLAAVILGVRLYSRIQPDIPAHRGIGIFLLSLSILQVLAFFARPHKETKMRRYWNWYHHWIGRISLFFGAVNIVLGIRMANNGEYGWKIGYGFVLAVTLLAFLVLEIFRIRGYIGTPSFVTHPSSTSV